A window from Planococcus maritimus encodes these proteins:
- a CDS encoding PaaI family thioesterase, which yields MYRTGGDFVRNVQNYRQLIEQFENGPYFQLLGFQIDWVEYGKASLRLEKITANDNMQNMLHGGAIMSGLDIVMGLASRSLGSDAVSTIQMEVRFIKSLAEGTAIFQAELLHQTNSTAILAGRVVSDRDELLAHSTGTFKL from the coding sequence ATGTACCGAACTGGAGGGGATTTTGTGCGCAATGTACAGAACTATAGACAATTGATTGAGCAATTTGAGAATGGCCCTTATTTCCAGTTGCTTGGATTTCAAATTGATTGGGTAGAGTACGGCAAAGCGTCGCTGCGCTTAGAGAAAATAACCGCAAACGATAATATGCAAAACATGCTGCACGGCGGTGCAATAATGTCCGGCTTGGACATTGTCATGGGACTCGCTTCCCGGTCGCTTGGCAGTGACGCAGTTTCAACGATTCAAATGGAAGTGCGCTTTATCAAAAGCTTAGCTGAGGGAACCGCCATTTTCCAAGCGGAACTGCTGCATCAGACAAACAGCACGGCGATCCTGGCAGGACGGGTTGTGAGCGATCGGGATGAATTATTGGCTCATAGTACCGGCACATTCAAGTTATAA
- a CDS encoding MarR family winged helix-turn-helix transcriptional regulator: MEFSNQNLKAVTVLIRAADAIHDAIKCDVAGYGLNATEFSVLELLYHQGRQPIQAIGKRVLIASSSITYVVDKLEQKGYVEREACKEDRRVTYALLTGGGQELMKRIFPEHERQMDTLFAGLETEEVTALIEKLKKVGYEAQESNEEKMGNDKERYA; this comes from the coding sequence ATGGAGTTCTCCAACCAGAATTTAAAAGCTGTAACTGTGTTAATTCGCGCCGCGGATGCTATCCACGATGCCATCAAATGCGACGTGGCTGGATACGGTTTGAATGCGACGGAATTCTCGGTACTCGAACTGCTCTATCACCAAGGACGCCAGCCGATACAGGCAATCGGCAAAAGAGTGCTGATTGCGAGCAGCAGCATCACCTATGTAGTCGATAAATTGGAGCAAAAAGGCTATGTCGAACGGGAAGCGTGCAAGGAAGATCGGCGCGTGACCTATGCATTGTTGACAGGCGGCGGGCAAGAATTGATGAAGCGAATCTTCCCGGAACATGAACGGCAGATGGATACATTATTTGCGGGGCTTGAGACGGAAGAGGTAACGGCATTGATTGAGAAGTTGAAGAAAGTCGGTTATGAAGCACAAGAAAGCAATGAAGAGAAAATGGGAAATGATAAGGAGCGGTATGCATGA
- a CDS encoding ring-cleaving dioxygenase: MNELKGIHHVTAITSSAEKNYEFFTYVLGMRLVKKTVNQDDIQTYHLFFADDKGSAGTDMTFFDFPGIPKGTHGTNEIYKTAFRVPTDEALSYWEKRFDKYEVQHSAITEQFGIQTLSFADFDDQQYMLVSDEHNTGIESGTPWQDGPVPLEFAITGLGPIHIRIERFDYLKEVLEKAMHMREIAEEGPLHLFEMGEGGNGAQVIVEHNADLPAGQQGFGTVHHAAFRVADRKALDEWISHMQKIGFSTSGYVDRFFFESLYARVAPGLLFEWATDGPGFMGDEPYETLGEKLSLPPFLEPKREQIESSVRPIDTVRSIKAIEKEYL; encoded by the coding sequence ATGAACGAATTGAAAGGGATTCACCACGTTACAGCGATTACGAGCAGCGCAGAAAAGAACTATGAATTTTTCACTTATGTATTAGGCATGAGACTGGTTAAGAAAACTGTAAACCAGGATGATATCCAAACGTATCACTTGTTTTTCGCTGATGATAAAGGCTCAGCTGGGACGGATATGACCTTCTTTGATTTTCCGGGCATTCCGAAAGGCACTCACGGCACGAACGAAATTTACAAAACGGCTTTTCGTGTGCCGACAGACGAAGCGCTCAGTTATTGGGAAAAGCGTTTTGACAAATACGAAGTGCAGCACAGTGCAATCACCGAGCAATTTGGCATCCAAACTTTGTCATTCGCCGACTTTGATGACCAACAGTATATGCTCGTATCAGACGAACATAATACAGGGATAGAGTCTGGCACACCGTGGCAAGATGGCCCGGTCCCGCTCGAATTTGCCATCACTGGCCTCGGCCCAATTCATATTCGCATTGAGCGCTTCGATTATTTGAAAGAGGTATTGGAGAAAGCGATGCATATGCGTGAAATCGCTGAAGAAGGGCCGCTACATTTGTTCGAAATGGGTGAAGGCGGCAACGGAGCGCAAGTGATTGTCGAACATAACGCCGATTTACCAGCCGGCCAACAAGGCTTCGGTACGGTCCACCATGCTGCCTTCCGCGTAGCGGACCGAAAAGCATTGGATGAATGGATCAGCCATATGCAGAAAATTGGATTCTCAACGTCCGGCTATGTCGACCGTTTCTTCTTTGAATCATTGTATGCACGAGTCGCTCCTGGATTATTGTTTGAATGGGCAACGGATGGCCCCGGCTTTATGGGTGATGAGCCATACGAAACACTGGGCGAGAAACTGTCGCTGCCGCCATTTTTGGAGCCGAAACGAGAACAGATTGAATCCAGCGTGCGCCCGATCGATACTGTGCGCAGTATAAAAGCCATCGAAAAAGAATACCTATAA
- a CDS encoding TIGR04104 family putative zinc finger protein: protein MPKCQNCGTTWTWVQCVCRLVTLGDSLTCPSCRQDQFLTVKARKKTSLFVFIAPLLMFISVAFGIEPFASLALFLATFLVVLGIFPFLIELTDERGPMW from the coding sequence ATGCCGAAATGCCAAAATTGCGGAACGACATGGACTTGGGTGCAGTGTGTTTGCCGACTGGTCACACTCGGGGATAGCTTGACTTGCCCATCTTGCAGGCAAGATCAATTCTTAACGGTAAAAGCACGTAAAAAGACAAGTTTGTTTGTCTTTATTGCGCCTCTTCTCATGTTCATTTCCGTCGCTTTTGGCATTGAGCCGTTCGCTTCCCTTGCCTTATTCCTCGCAACTTTCCTAGTGGTTCTGGGCATCTTTCCGTTTTTGATCGAATTGACAGACGAACGCGGGCCGATGTGGTGA
- the ribD gene encoding bifunctional diaminohydroxyphosphoribosylaminopyrimidine deaminase/5-amino-6-(5-phosphoribosylamino)uracil reductase RibD, with protein sequence MDDQQIMKQALDLAQSAAGQTSPNPLVGSVIVKEGRIIGMGAHLKAGQPHAEIHALNMAGGEAQGADLYVTLEPCSHHGRTGPCADAIIRAGIRRVVVAVLDPNPLVSGQGIQKLEAAGVIVETGVCEQQAAELNRMFFTYIRKNRPFVTLKHAITLDGKIAVTGGRSEKITGPDVQQDVHKLRLLHDAILVGAQTVALDNPRLTNRFADSPRQPIRVVLDRHLRIPIESHVIQVPDAPTWIIVGSGVDIDSRGAFPEHVEILQLDTPDVDIASALEVLAARKVLSVLVEGGQKINTAFLQSGQVDEIATYIAPIILGDEGTVSVFGDLHASSASNGVRLETQKVERIGTDLKIISTLKE encoded by the coding sequence GTGGATGATCAGCAAATCATGAAGCAAGCTTTGGATTTGGCGCAATCAGCCGCCGGACAGACTTCGCCTAATCCGCTTGTCGGGTCGGTCATTGTCAAAGAGGGCCGGATTATCGGCATGGGCGCGCATCTGAAAGCGGGGCAGCCCCATGCAGAAATCCATGCGCTGAATATGGCAGGCGGTGAAGCGCAAGGCGCAGATTTGTATGTGACATTGGAGCCTTGCAGCCATCATGGCCGGACAGGCCCTTGCGCGGATGCGATTATTCGTGCCGGCATCCGCCGTGTCGTCGTCGCGGTGCTGGACCCGAACCCCCTCGTCTCAGGCCAAGGCATTCAAAAGCTTGAAGCCGCCGGGGTGATCGTAGAGACCGGCGTTTGCGAACAGCAAGCGGCGGAGTTGAACCGAATGTTCTTTACCTATATCCGCAAGAATCGGCCTTTTGTGACATTGAAACACGCCATTACCTTAGACGGCAAAATCGCGGTAACCGGTGGCCGTTCGGAAAAAATTACAGGGCCGGATGTTCAGCAAGACGTTCATAAACTGCGCTTGCTGCACGACGCCATTTTGGTCGGTGCACAGACTGTCGCACTCGACAACCCCCGCTTGACCAATCGGTTTGCCGACTCCCCGAGGCAGCCGATCCGTGTCGTATTGGATCGCCATTTACGTATCCCGATAGAGAGCCACGTTATTCAAGTACCTGATGCCCCTACTTGGATTATTGTTGGATCAGGGGTGGATATCGATAGCCGCGGAGCTTTTCCAGAGCACGTCGAAATCCTGCAGCTGGATACGCCCGATGTAGACATTGCCTCAGCATTGGAAGTGCTTGCTGCGCGCAAAGTTTTATCGGTACTGGTGGAAGGCGGCCAAAAAATCAACACCGCTTTCTTGCAAAGCGGTCAAGTAGATGAAATCGCAACGTATATCGCGCCAATCATTCTCGGCGACGAAGGAACGGTTTCCGTATTCGGTGATCTGCACGCCAGTTCAGCGTCGAACGGCGTCCGCTTGGAGACGCAGAAAGTTGAACGAATCGGAACGGATCTGAAGATCATCTCCACCTTAAAGGAGTGA
- the ribE gene encoding riboflavin synthase, protein MFTGIIEEKGQLAGIKRGASSMEMTIRAHVVLEETKIGDSISVEGVCLTVTSMSNGRFTVDVMPETFHGTTLSSLSTSSPVNLERAMAANGRFGGHLVAGHIDGVGKILRKRPQENALYIDIAAPAELLAQSIVKGSVAIDGVSLTIFELSENHLTVSLIPHTAGETTLGSKKVGDSVNLETDMFGKYVQRFMEHAPKQPMNAEYLRRHGF, encoded by the coding sequence ATGTTTACAGGCATTATCGAAGAAAAGGGACAGCTCGCGGGCATTAAACGCGGCGCGTCCAGTATGGAAATGACGATACGTGCGCATGTCGTCTTAGAAGAAACAAAAATCGGCGACAGCATTTCAGTAGAAGGCGTGTGCTTAACCGTGACTTCAATGTCGAATGGCCGATTTACGGTGGATGTCATGCCGGAAACCTTTCACGGTACCACACTTTCGTCATTAAGTACCTCTAGCCCCGTCAACCTCGAGCGGGCGATGGCGGCGAACGGCCGTTTTGGTGGGCATCTTGTCGCTGGCCATATCGACGGGGTCGGCAAAATCTTGCGCAAGCGCCCTCAGGAAAATGCATTGTATATCGATATAGCAGCACCCGCTGAATTGCTTGCACAGTCTATTGTCAAAGGGTCTGTCGCGATCGATGGCGTCAGTTTGACGATTTTCGAGCTCAGCGAAAACCATTTGACCGTTTCGCTCATCCCCCATACAGCAGGGGAAACGACTTTAGGTAGCAAAAAAGTAGGCGATTCGGTCAATCTCGAAACCGATATGTTCGGGAAATACGTGCAGCGTTTTATGGAGCATGCGCCAAAACAACCGATGAACGCCGAGTATTTGCGGCGCCACGGATTTTAA
- a CDS encoding bifunctional 3,4-dihydroxy-2-butanone-4-phosphate synthase/GTP cyclohydrolase II, producing MRNTIEEAVKDLQAGKVVILVDDESRENEGDFVCLAEHATPENINFMATHGRGLICTPVSPDIALRLKLDQMVSHNTDHHETAFTVSIDHKDAKTGISAFERSDTILKMLDTKAVPQDFKRPGHVFPLVAKSGGVFQRQGHTEASVDLARLSGSEPAAVICEIMNADGTMSRMPDLEKLADALELKIITIEDLYAYRAEKDPILTRESSVHMPTDFGEFRMVGYSNRLDTEEHVAIVKGNPESVEAPIVRIHSECLTGDIFHSRRCDCGAQLAKSLELIEQAGAGVVLYMRQEGRGIGLLNKLKAYELQEQGLDTVEANEQLGFPAEMRDYTLCALMLKDLGVSRVRLLTNNPAKTDALIEYGIEVEERLALIIPPTEDNTQYMKTKKQRMHHLID from the coding sequence ATGCGAAATACAATCGAAGAAGCAGTAAAGGATTTGCAGGCAGGAAAAGTTGTGATTCTAGTAGATGACGAGTCCAGGGAAAATGAAGGCGATTTTGTTTGTCTCGCGGAGCATGCGACGCCTGAAAACATCAACTTTATGGCAACGCACGGCCGGGGGCTCATCTGCACGCCGGTCTCACCGGATATCGCCTTGCGATTGAAACTCGATCAAATGGTCAGCCACAATACCGATCATCATGAAACGGCGTTTACTGTCAGTATTGACCATAAAGATGCCAAGACAGGAATCAGTGCATTTGAACGGTCGGACACCATTTTGAAGATGCTTGATACGAAAGCCGTGCCGCAAGATTTCAAACGGCCCGGGCATGTCTTTCCGCTCGTCGCGAAGTCAGGCGGCGTGTTCCAGCGCCAAGGCCATACAGAAGCATCCGTTGATTTGGCACGTCTATCCGGCAGTGAGCCGGCAGCAGTCATTTGCGAGATCATGAATGCGGATGGCACGATGTCGCGTATGCCTGATTTAGAAAAATTAGCGGATGCGCTGGAGTTGAAAATCATCACGATCGAAGACCTCTATGCGTATCGCGCGGAGAAAGACCCGATTCTCACAAGGGAATCGAGCGTACACATGCCGACAGATTTCGGCGAATTCCGGATGGTCGGCTATTCCAACCGGCTTGATACAGAAGAGCACGTTGCAATTGTCAAAGGCAATCCGGAATCAGTAGAAGCACCGATTGTGCGCATTCATTCCGAATGTTTGACGGGCGATATTTTCCATTCGCGCCGTTGCGATTGCGGGGCACAATTGGCCAAGTCACTCGAATTGATCGAACAGGCAGGAGCCGGCGTCGTCCTTTATATGAGACAGGAAGGGCGCGGCATCGGCTTGTTGAACAAGCTGAAAGCCTATGAATTGCAGGAACAAGGCTTGGACACTGTCGAAGCGAATGAACAGCTCGGCTTCCCTGCAGAGATGCGCGATTATACTTTATGCGCATTGATGCTGAAGGATCTCGGGGTGTCTCGGGTCCGGCTGTTGACGAATAATCCGGCTAAAACAGACGCATTGATTGAATACGGCATTGAAGTGGAAGAGCGGCTTGCGCTCATCATTCCGCCGACTGAAGACAATACGCAGTATATGAAAACGAAAAAACAACGCATGCATCATCTAATCGACTAA
- the ribE gene encoding 6,7-dimethyl-8-ribityllumazine synthase, translated as METVYEANLIGSELKIGIVTGRFNDFITSRLLDGAVDGLVRHGVNKDNIDTAWVPGAFELPLVAKKMAETKKYDAIIALGTVIRGSTTHYDYVCNEAAKGIAQAGMSTGVPVIFGVLTTETIEQAIERAGTKAGNKGYEAAVSAVEMGNLMKAFD; from the coding sequence ATGGAAACAGTTTACGAAGCGAATTTGATCGGGTCAGAGTTAAAAATAGGAATCGTTACAGGCAGGTTCAATGATTTCATCACCTCCCGCCTGTTGGATGGCGCCGTTGATGGTTTGGTGCGCCACGGCGTTAATAAAGACAATATCGATACTGCTTGGGTACCAGGGGCATTTGAATTGCCGCTTGTGGCAAAAAAAATGGCAGAAACGAAAAAATACGATGCCATCATCGCGCTGGGCACGGTCATCCGCGGTTCTACGACACATTACGATTACGTCTGTAATGAAGCAGCGAAAGGCATCGCGCAAGCAGGCATGTCGACAGGCGTCCCAGTCATCTTCGGCGTCTTAACGACAGAGACAATCGAGCAGGCGATTGAACGTGCTGGCACTAAAGCGGGCAACAAAGGCTATGAAGCGGCGGTCTCCGCTGTCGAAATGGGCAATTTGATGAAAGCGTTCGACTGA
- a CDS encoding DUF4212 domain-containing protein yields MRKIDKREADSYFRIRTILITIYLLIGFTASFVVVFFAEQLSEFSFNGMPFHYFMGAQGAILIFIILLFTNAIINDRIDKKFGLDQDEKE; encoded by the coding sequence TTGAGGAAGATCGATAAACGGGAGGCGGATTCTTATTTCCGGATTCGTACCATATTAATCACTATTTATTTGCTGATTGGCTTTACGGCATCTTTCGTCGTGGTGTTTTTCGCAGAACAACTGTCGGAATTTAGCTTTAATGGCATGCCGTTTCATTATTTTATGGGGGCACAAGGAGCTATCTTGATTTTCATCATCTTGCTGTTTACGAACGCCATCATTAACGACCGTATCGATAAGAAGTTCGGGCTGGACCAGGACGAAAAGGAATAA